The window AGTAAGAAAACATTCTAGAGGTCAAAGATTTTGATCTAGAAATTCTAGAAACTGTCCCGCGGTAAGTTTCTGTGGCTGGATCACCTCCTTTTACTAAGGAAACCAATCCTTTCGCTAAAGTTTGTTTTTCCTAATTGGAAAAATAGGAAACTTTTATACCATCCTTAGTTTCCTTTTTCCTGGTGTGGAATAAATTTTGATTCATTAAGTTCTGAAATATATATTGGAACGACTGCTTGGCACAAATCCTTTATACTCTTGTACCAAGATGAAAAAACAAATATGCGACCAAATTCATTTTTTTGCCCAGTTTAGTAAATTTATCAATACGATTCTATTCCTTTTGTTTTTTATTTTGAATTGTAACCCCTCCGATTTACAAAATCCTAGCGACGTTCATAGTCGTGAGTTCAACGAAACTCAAATACTTGCTTGTATTTTGAAAGGTAAGGACTGTTTACCTTGTCCCGGCAATACTTCCTTGTCTTATCCACAAAACACTTACCTGTTAGGTCAAAATTTTCCAGTTTCTATTAAAACAAATTTATGCGGTCAAATCATATCTTGTAAGGTATCACCGGCTCTGCCAACGGGACTAACGTTACAGAATGAAACATGCGAAATCAGTGGTTCCCCTACGACTATTTCAAGTTATACGGATTATTCGATCACTGCGACAACGAGTAGTGGGGACACTAATACGAATTTACGAATTGGTGTTGAGATCGGATCACTTGTTCATTTGAGATTTACGAATGGTTCTTTTGAGAATTCAGGAATCCAACCCTTAACACTAACAGCAGGTGCATCACTTACGATCATTGATGGATCGGAAGGAGACACAAACGGAGCAATCCATCTTAATAATACAGATATAAGTTCCCAAATTGGGGGAGATAGTATGTTGCCAAGCGGGACCTTACCTAGAACCATTTGTATTTGGTTAAAACCAGATGCTCTCCTTGGATCTGGAGTACAAGAATTGATTTTTAGTTATGGCACACTTTTTAGTAATGCTTGTGGGTTTGGTCTGCAAAATACAGCGGGAGTGACTGGGTTGTATTTTACTCGAGCCAATTTTAGTGCGAAACAAACTTATGCCCCGTCTGCGGGTGTATGGACCCATATCTGTATTGTTTTTGACGGAACCAATTCCTCCTTTTATGTCAATGGAAGTTTTCTCGGGACACCAGCTACAACTGGTTCAGGTGCAGTTGATACGATCTTACAAAGAATTACTTTTGGAAGTTGGGGCGGTGGGTATCCTTACCACGGCGGCATTGATGGATTTCGTGTTTTTGGCTCGGCTCTCAGCGCCACAGCGGTAAATCAAGTGTATCTTGGGTCACTAGTATTAGGCCCCTAATAGATGTTAGATTTTATTTTCACCACCGGATTGTCTATATTGTACGGGACTCTGACCTGTTGCTTTTTTAAATTCAACATTGAAAGCAGTTTTGGAGCCAAAACCTGTCGCATATGCAATCGAAAGGATAGACATATCCGGTTTGTCTTTTAAGATTTTTTTGGCATCGGCAATCCGAAATCCATTGAGATAACTGCGGAAACTAACTCCTAGTTTGGAATTGAGCAGTTCCGATGTTTGTTGGACAGTTAAACCAATGGCAAGTGAGGCAATTTCTAAATCTAACTTTTCATCCAAATAGGGTTTGGTTACTCGCATCCAGGATTCCAATTTCGCAAGCGATTCTTCGGTATTGACTGAGTTGAGTTTTGATTTCACATAACGAGCATTTTGTGTATTGTTTAAAGTGACAATCCGGTGAAGGATTTCATTTCTTTCGCCTTCAAGTGTTTCATATTTTTGTAAGAGGTTAAACAATAAGAAAAATAGATCGATAGGGAAAATGAATACTGCAGAATAGAGTAGGGGAGTGGAATATGGTAGGATTCCCAAAAAATAAAACATCGTATTGTAACTCACAATAAAATAAGATCCCCAGCTTAAGAGAAAGAAAAGGATTTGTTTTTCCCCTTTGATATAATTTTTTAAGGCAGTTCCCAGAATGATTGGAATGGAAATTAAATAAATATAGGTAGCGATCCTAGAAAAAATTTTAGTTGTATAGGATGTAAGAATCGCTGGGATACAAAACATTGCGATGATTCCCATAATCAGTAAAATTTTATCAATCCGAGGATTGT of the Leptospira biflexa serovar Patoc strain 'Patoc 1 (Paris)' genome contains:
- a CDS encoding 7TM diverse intracellular signaling domain-containing protein, which translates into the protein MESDFKEPTIFIFTNDVIWLRGKTNDDGFAQGRILSLEWKALDFARLYYSEQSKEFKFIDTGDTIPKSKWILPESLYPSFPIPKQNSGDYFYIRIQSKSLISFPIRSLSERSLNKRMIVETAITWLIIGVCAVMIVFALFYFFAFGLSEFFFYAGYVVCTVLWYNGQYGNAYDVLWPESPWWQNKAILVFSTLGIPFSFQFVRMFLNTKVNNPRIDKILLIMGIIAMFCIPAILTSYTTKIFSRIATYIYLISIPIILGTALKNYIKGEKQILFFLLSWGSYFIVSYNTMFYFLGILPYSTPLLYSAVFIFPIDLFFLLFNLLQKYETLEGERNEILHRIVTLNNTQNARYVKSKLNSVNTEESLAKLESWMRVTKPYLDEKLDLEIASLAIGLTVQQTSELLNSKLGVSFRSYLNGFRIADAKKILKDKPDMSILSIAYATGFGSKTAFNVEFKKATGQSPVQYRQSGGENKI
- a CDS encoding LamG-like jellyroll fold domain-containing protein; protein product: MKKQICDQIHFFAQFSKFINTILFLLFFILNCNPSDLQNPSDVHSREFNETQILACILKGKDCLPCPGNTSLSYPQNTYLLGQNFPVSIKTNLCGQIISCKVSPALPTGLTLQNETCEISGSPTTISSYTDYSITATTSSGDTNTNLRIGVEIGSLVHLRFTNGSFENSGIQPLTLTAGASLTIIDGSEGDTNGAIHLNNTDISSQIGGDSMLPSGTLPRTICIWLKPDALLGSGVQELIFSYGTLFSNACGFGLQNTAGVTGLYFTRANFSAKQTYAPSAGVWTHICIVFDGTNSSFYVNGSFLGTPATTGSGAVDTILQRITFGSWGGGYPYHGGIDGFRVFGSALSATAVNQVYLGSLVLGP